A genomic window from Lotus japonicus ecotype B-129 chromosome 1, LjGifu_v1.2 includes:
- the LOC130730780 gene encoding probable F-box protein At2g36090 — translation MASTTTTNISDIHADIIEAHILTGLDGPGLASVASTCTHLKALSVQAHLWANICRTTWPTTNNPRVRHFISTLPNASRSFFADSFPAATATATTESKTVNLDRTPELISAVDIFHGDRLVLSRVVETETESGWFRCSPFRVDLLDPKDTVETGVEYPRSEEACGDLKEELRLSWIVIDPNGGRAVNVSSGEAVTVRRHWLSGEVQARFATVVGGGEIGSAKEAALCSVTVTFGWEMQVKEVSFQMEDMDGMQLSGRDSLGILQRLLEGKRGKLREEGRRNGYMEFMKRKEERKERKVRAERRLDILCVGVAAFSFVAVSTFFLF, via the coding sequence ATGGCTTCCACTACTACTACTAACATCAGTGACATACACGCAGACATAATCGAAGCCCATATTCTGACGGGCCTCGACGGGCCTGGGCTTGCCTCGGTGGCCAGCACGTGCACCCACCTTAAAGCCCTCTCAGTTCAAGCCCACCTCTGGGCCAATATTTGCCGCACCACGTGGCCCACCACCAACAATCCACGCGTCCGCCACTTCATTTCCACGCTTCCCAACGCCTCTCGCTCTTTCTTCGCCGATTCTTTCCCCGCCGCAACCGCAACCGCAACAACCGAATCCAAAACCGTCAATCTCGATCGCACGCCGGAGCTGATCTCCGCCGTGGACATCTTCCACGGCGACCGGCTCGTCTTGTCGCGGGTGGTGGAGACCGAGACGGAGAGCGGCTGGTTCCGGTGCTCGCCGTTTCGCGTTGACTTGCTGGACCCGAAGGATACGGTGGAGACGGGGGTGGAGTACCCGAGGAGCGAGGAGGCGTGTGGTGATCTGAAGGAGGAGCTGAGGCTGAGCTGGATTGTGATTGACCCGAACGGGGGACGCGCGGTGAACGTGTCGAGCGGGGAGGCGGTGACGGTGCGGCGGCACTGGCTGAGCGGGGAGGTGCAGGCGAGGTTCGCGACGGTGGTGGGAGGAGGGGAGATTGGGTCGGCGAAGGAGGCGGCGTTGTGCAGTGTGACAGTGACGTTTGGCTGGGAAATGCAGGTGAAGGAGGTGAGTTTTCAGATGGAGGACATGGATGGGATGCAATTGAGTGGGAGGGATAGTTTGGGGATTTTGCAGAGGTTGTTGGAGGGTAAAAGGGGGAAATTGAGAGAAGAAGGAAGGAGAAATGGGTACATGGAATTCAtgaagaggaaggaggagaggAAAGAGAGGAAAGTGAGGGCTGAAAGAAGGTTGGATATTCTTTGCGTGGGTGTTGCTGCCTTCTCCTTTGTGGCGGTTtccactttctttctcttctga
- the LOC130730779 gene encoding probable polyamine transporter At3g13620: protein MGEEDLPTATPTTPTTATTTPKKLTLIPLIFLIYFEVAGGPYGEEPAVQAAGPLLAILGFLIFPFIWSIPEALITAELTTALPGNGGFVLWAERAFGPFWGSLMGTWKFLSGVINIASFPLLCIDYVKKIFPVLDSGWPRYVAVVGSTLALSFLNYTGLSIVGYVAVVLAIVSLSPFILMSLIAIPKIRPHRWLSLGQKGVKKDWNLFFNTLFWNLNFWDNVSTLAGEVDKPQKTFPMALLVAVIFTCVSYLIPLFAVTGAVLVDQSEWETGFHAQAAEIIAGKWLKVWLEIGAALSAIGLFEAQLSSSAYQVLGMAEIGILPKFCGVRSKWFNTPWLGILVSTLISIGVSFMDFTDIISSANFLYSLGMLLEFAAFLWLRWKSPTIKRPYRIPGSWPLLVVMCLVPSGFLIYIMVIATKTVYLVSGVMTVGGIGFFFFIKLCKIRKWAKFSISGAEENGVESVALS from the coding sequence ATGGGAGAAGAAGACCTTCCAACCGCCACGCCCACAACCCCAacaaccgccaccacaacccccAAGAAACTCACCCTCATTCCCTTAATATTCCTCATCTACTTCGAAGTCGCCGGCGGACCCTACGGCGAAGAGCCAGCGGTTCAAGCAGCAGGACCCCTTTTAGCCATTCTCGGCTTCCTCATATTCCCTTTCATCTGGAGCATCCCTGAAGCTCTCATAACCGCCGAGTTAACCACCGCACTTCCTGGCAATGGCGGTTTCGTCTTGTGGGCTGAACGCGCGTTTGGACCCTTCTGGGGTTCCCTCATGGGCACATGGAAGTTTCTCAGTGGTGTCATCAATATTGCATCGTTCCCTCTTCTCTGCATTGATTATGTCAAGAAAATCTTCCCTGTTTTGGACTCTGGTTGGCCTCGTTACGTTGCTGTTGTAGGTTCAACTCTAGCACTTTCTTTTCTTAACTACACTGGTTTGTCTATTGTTGGTTATGTTGCTGTGGTTTTAGCCATTGTTTCTCTTTCACCTTTCATATTAATGTCTCTTATTGCAATCCCCAAGATTCGTCCTCATAGGTGGCTTAGTTTGGGGCAAAAGGGTGTTAAGAAAGATTGGAACCTGTTCTTCAACACCCTTTTTTGGAACTTGAATTTCTGGGATAATGTTAGTACTTTAGCTGGGGAAGTTGATAAACCCCAGAAGACTTTTCCCATGGCACTGTTAGTTGCAGTGATTTTCACTTGTGTGTCTTATTTGATTCCTCTATTTGCTGTTACTGGAGCTGTTTTAGTAGACCAGAGTGAGTGGGAAACTGGGTTTCATGCTCAGGCTGCAGAAATCATTGCTGGGAAGTGGCTGAAAGTTTGGCTTGAGATTGGTGCAGCACTGTCTGCAATTGGGCTTTTTGAAGCACAATTAAGCAGCAGTGCTTACCAGGTTTTGGGCATGGCAGAGATAGGGATTTTACCTAAATTTTGCGGAGTTCGGTCTAAGTGGTTCAATACACCTTGGTTGGGCATTTTGGTATCTACTTTGATATCAATTGGTGTTTCTTTCATGGACTTCACAGACATTATATCCTCTGCAAATTTTTTGTACAGTTTGGGCATGCTTTTGGAATTTGCTGCATTTCTTTGGTTGCGATGGAAGTCACCAACGATAAAGCGGCCTTACCGGATTCCGGGGAGCTGGCCATTGCTTGTAGTGATGTGCTTAGTACCATCTGGTTTTCTGATATACATAATGGTTATAGCTACTAAGACTGTTTATTTGGTCAGTGGTGTTATGACGGTAGGCGGTATaggtttcttcttctttataaaaCTCTGCAAGATAAGGAAATGGGCAAAGTTTAGCATTAGTGGCGCTGAAGAAAATGGCGTTGAAAGTGTTGCTTTATCTTGA